A region of Equus caballus isolate H_3958 breed thoroughbred unplaced genomic scaffold, TB-T2T haplotype2-0000701, whole genome shotgun sequence DNA encodes the following proteins:
- the LOC138922299 gene encoding proline-rich protein HaeIII subfamily 1-like — protein MFIHSVFYCELQKNARLTPSAFRFPLGEGWDFRFHLRKTTSRRSPSEGPAGAIPSANGEVIFWPGLGGGLEAGTVQRLRGAWGRWLEGSGRAAGRRESRQGPRLFLLPPPPASAPPPLAGPSRRRPDSPDTRPPPALRRSRPAPAVTCSLREPGSRGPGGPPFPRGPGLSARERLPGRPTQPCTQSGRFRPPGFSDWNAGAQAGSCPVWVSSPGGGVRGCPPTPCFPQRTDALLPPAPPSVEDAGAREHHAWKWTVLATQGPAALSN, from the exons atgttcattcattctgttttttattgtgaacttCAGAAGAACGCTAG attgactccttcggctttccgttttcctcttggggaggggtgggacttccggtttcatctccggaagacgacgagccggaggagtccgtcagaggggccagcaggagcgattccGTCGGCAAACGGGGAAGTTATTTTCTGGCCGGGcctggggggaggtttggaggcggggaccgtccagcgtctgcgcggggcctgggggcggtggcttgagggctcgggccgggcagctgggcgccgggagtcccgccagggccctaggctcttcctcctccctcctccccccgcctccgcccctcccccgctcgccggtccctcccggcgccgccccgactcgcccgacacccgcccgccgcctgcgctgcgtcgcagccgccctgcccccgccgtcacctgctcgctccgcgagccgggctcccggggacccggcgggcctccgtttccccgcgggcccgggctgtCGGCTCGGGAGCGGctccccgggcgccccacgcagccctgcacgcagtcggggcgcttccgaccgcctggcttctccgactggaacgcgggcgcccaggcggggagctgcccggtgtgggtttccagtccgggcggtggtgtccgtggctgcccgcccactccctgttttccccagcgcaccgatgcgctgctgccacccgcgcctccttcggttgaggatgctggtgcccgagagcaccacgcctggaagtggacggtcctggccactcagggtccagctgctctcagcaactag